gttttttattttcactgctaattcagatatttaaatattttatgaaaacatttacaataaaaatatttaatcctcTTTTTAGaggatatattttttagtaatattttcaaaactttcatGTGTCattgtatatgttaaaatgtaataactttttttgtttgcAGAAGTGATGACTTAGGGATGCtccattgaattttaaacaaaaagccATTCAGCCTAGTCAGAAATAAATAAACCCAATATCCACTGAAAACCAATACGGACAATGGAACTTTTGAAAAACTGGAAGCTTTGTGGCAAAATACATACTTCTGAGTTGTTTCCTACAAAATGGAGTGGACTTATATTTGTAGCGTATATGGCTTTCTTTGTAAACCAAGGTAAGAATACAATTTGATCTCTTTCTGCTATTTGGATTTACTTTGTCAAAAattgctaattttttttatttgttatgtagtgcaaaatacaaatttatcaatatgattattattccgggtatgacgttaaactgtcTTTTTCCTTCCTAATTCCTATTCTCATTTCTATCTATCCCACACAACATCCGTTTTGTTTCCTACTTGGAGTGACCCAGTCTTAATTAGAAAGTGTCTTAATCAGTGCTGTAATTATTGGGGTTGATGTGTTTTTGCCGCCAAGGTGGTAGTGAAAATACAGATCTTAGTAGTCACATCATCAGTTCTTGGTCAGAAAGTGTGCAGCAGTAAGCAGAAACGTTGAAGTGACTACTACTACATAAAAGCCTGAGTCATGCAGTTATTGTTGTTCAAACAGTTAAACAAGGTAACACTAGGTCTCAGGACAAACTAGTGTAGGGTATTTGTTCAAGGGCTTTATCGTTCGACCCATACCTCTGTACTCATCATGGTGGATTACAGTGCAGTCCTACAAATCCTAGGGACAGTTTTGTATAAGGACATGGCAAATGTAATGTAAAGAAACAACTGTCTGTTGAATCATTTGAAGATGatagaaaataaagaacaaagaATAGAGAAAGAAGAAGGTAACAAaaccatttcattatttttgtctCCTAATCTAGAGAAGGAGgaaatcattttaatttgtattcctCTTCCTTAAAAATAAGGTGGTTGTTGTAGCCAACTCTCGTTAGGTAATTCCAGGATGTAACCTTCCTGGTGGGAGCTGTGAattgcaaacaaacaaaacagaTAATGAAAATCATCTCAAGGTCCAGTGAAGtttgtaaattaaagtattatgaaccaagatgtaaaagtaaaaaaaaatatgtaggaGGTGATTTCCATTGCTGGGTAAACAAGTGCtacaataaaagtttttagagTGTACTATTCCTTCAGCATGCTGTCTATCAATCgatcaatttctttatttgtcaCTTCATATGCGCTGAAATGCAAAGGCGTCAAATAGTTTACAGAATGTAAACTTACAATTTACTAACTTCAGaaagttacatataaaatacatgtagtaaaataaaataggttattatTATGATGTACAATTATATGATTATGTAGCCAATGTAAAGTGGTTGTCTTTCATACAGAGTGAGGCGATGTTGAGGCGTAGTGAAGGATGAAACATATCTGGTGTGATAGCTGTAGATGTTGTTGTATGGTTGATTCTTATTGGTGATTAACGAGACAAATAACGAGAACTActgaataataaaacacacaaatggTCAGATCCCTGTACTTGCACATATGTTAGAAAATCTTACTTTTTTAGGAGTGTTTTTAATGTAGTTAATTGAACCgataacaatgttaaatatattgtGCAGCTTCTTTCTGAAATGTTCAGTGGCACAGCTTCTCTGTGGTTTATGCAATGGATCCAAATCGCACTGATCTCTTTAACTCAAACTGAGTTTGAAGCTCCTTTTTCGACCTGCCATTGAACCGCCACATTCCCTTAACGATCTTGGACAGTGTTGTCAAGGCAATACGTTCCAAGAAATAGTGGTGAGTGCACCTGCACGAGTCTCTCTCCAAAACGCTCTACATGAGATGACGTAGCAATCTcttttgtgtatatttaattgttttaatataaaagtaattttatgtcATTTATGGAGCCATAGGTATATGAATGGTAactaaataattcagtattacattACAAATCTATTTTAGGATGTAggcaataatttttttcacatgttatgttatttattaactaCTGCTCAACACTTCCTGGCAGGATTTCGAGGTGTCCCAGGGTGCTGCAGCTCACACATTAGGAAGCACTGGTATAAGGAATCACTTTCTTACGATTCAGCAATGCTGTTTCTGCCTAGAATGTTTGACGATGATCTATCTGTCTCCCTAATTACTGAAATCTTAGAAGCATTTCTTCAGTGAAAATATGTATTAGCTGCCTTCTTATACCtgtacctttaaaaaaattatgacacCATGCGGCAAAAGGGTATAGTTTTAAGCAATTTGATGTCATGGGAAGTCGACAGAAACATGTTATCTTTTATAAGAACTTTTTAAATGGCAAGATCTTACAGGTAGGACTGGACTGGAGCAATCCTTTCTGACCCAGTAGTTCTGAAAAATGAAGTGCTCCAAGACATTGTGCCCAACTGCACACTTAAAgccctatttataaatataataaagtcaaCTAAGTCACATACACTGTTAGTTCATATTGTTCTACTTGTATAGTCCAGATTAGAAAAACATTAGCATTGAGAGAATCAGTCATtgagtgtaattttttatacaaaagatatttgtttttacaaGTCTACAATTAGCACTATTTacattgcaatttaaattaaatttattttgccctaaattatgtaagttttgtGTTTTAGGACTCCTGGTAACGGCCTCACAACAAGCTGACAGTGGTTACCATTATAACACGATAGCTGCTGTGCTGGCAACAGAAGTGGTCAAACTGATTATTTCAATTCTTCTATTTACAAAAGAGTAAGTATTAAACTAACAAATTATATCATTGCTAACTTTTGTCAATTATATTTCTGTGTGCTttgtagtttataattaattagttttaggATACAGAATTTTCCATctgatatttgataaaaataacatttatagttttttgaatAAATGTCACTCGAAGAATAAATATTACCTTACTTATGACAAAAGAGTGAAATTTGGATTGACATCTTCACTGCGACTCTGTGCTAAATGCTAAATGATCTTGACTAGTGTACGATACTGTTGCGCACTAGGGTATCTGTCGCAATCAATGAGTTAATTGAGAAACAATTTGTTAACCATTGactatcaattaaaattaaaatatttttatcctcaagtgccaaattaatttttcattttgcaatGGAAATTGTGTGGGTGCTaaggattaattaaaaatattaacccaTTGCAGGCGAAAGACACACGCTACACATCCGACTGTTTAGTTGACCTAACACTGAAAAAATTGCGCTGCACGTCCCCAGTTCACGGTTTTCCATTACTGTTTATTTCGTGCTTTTTCCACTAGAATGCGCTCAGATGCTTCCAGTTACATTTGGTACGGTTTTGTTTTTGCAGTAGTAGCCTACAAATATCAGCTGAAATGGTATCAGCTGTTACTAATATGATCTTTTTCATATTCAATTTTGCTTGTAATTAATGGCGGTTGATGGTGTTTGTTGTTTACAATGGACTGTGTTCTTCAGAACTTGACAGATACTTATTAGAAAGTTGCAGTGATAGAGAATATGGTGGCAACGATGATATGTTGTTTGATGATGAATTAGTTTGTGTTTTTCCATGAATATTAGTGTATAATCCCGAGCTGTGCAAAGCCATCGACCAACAAGCTGAATTTTCAGGCAGGTTGACGTCCAGTCTGATTCTGATCCAGATATACCACCGTCTAGAACAGTATATAGTGTTTGTTTGTGTAATGTgtgtatattgtgtaaaaagaaagttcaagttttaattttactttattgtttctatttaatttaccTTTTGATAATTTTACTTCAGTGTCaatcaacaaacataaataaaatattttagttcagtacttatctaaataaataaatgcacatagtattacataaaaatatataacttgttaAAATAGTGCAGTTAATATTACTGCAAGTAAATTGTACGCACCATGGTGGAGCGGCCGACCACCTACCACTGTAAACAACTCCAGTTGCTGGGTGTCACGTGCTAAGATTTTTTGTCGCCTGCAATGGGTTAAACTAGCacataacatgttaaaattgtatttttttaccttatattttaagGATTTAGTTGCCTAGCAACAATTGGATAtatatcactaaaaataaaattatgtggatcATTAAACTTCAAACTTGGCCACCCCCAAGTTTGAAGTTTAGGCCTTGTCACATAATTTTCTTGAATTTCTTCATCACCACTTTCACTCAGTTTGCTCATCGCtcagttaaattttactttcaatgAGTTTGTTTTCCACcaagttattaaaactttcagaaAAGAATATCTGCAAGAGCGTGATCTTGCCACAACGCCATTTGAGATGTGaactaatcaaaacaaacaatcaacagataaaataaaacaataaacaacgaCTCGTTTCAAAATCGAACACGTTATATTTTAACATACCATGGATAAGATATAATAGTACAAACAAATGCCAAAATGATGGaaattagcaaaatattttaactccaAAATAACGAACTTTGTGTGACAATTTCACCCTCTAACCTTGGATCTAGTCAGTCATTCATTGAGAGCACTAAACATGTGTGAtgttgcattttattaataaacaatatattttggagtttttgtttattttaaaactatgtattgattaaaatatgtCTGATATAGTGTTTAATGTGTATCTCATATAAATCAAACTGCTAgtgcatttttgtttttagtgtaaaaataatatttgatttatttgtttcagCCATAAAGTTGTTCAACTTATCAGTGAAACGAAGACCCATATAAAAGGTATTTATACTGTTTaacgaaataatattttacaattgtgttaGATTTAGTTGAGTTATATTTGTCTACCATTAAAGTATAAAGTGATTTAAGTACAAATGTACAGTATAAAACACACATCAAAAATTCTGCTACATCttctaaacaattataaaaatatgcattgATGTGTTAAAACCATTTTGTATTAGAATAAGTACAACCTGATTTGTGAAGATAACTTTCATAAACATAATGTGCTTAAGTACTTTGTGATTTTTGTGCTTTTACATTACCTCCTGACATAGGGTGGGCccctgtgtgtgtatatatatacccggcaagtgagagttccggtttcgagtcccggcggagcaagtactttttacgattcaatgtttatatatatatattctgaaattgaaacattgttttctattttagTAGAGTATTTTATTTACTGAGCTTTCTGAGGTGTGTCTGGAAAAACCATTAAAGTTATCAGTCATACACAGTCAGTGTTATCACTTGATGTTTCTATCATTTGTTAAGAGCTGTAATTTAATGTGATGTCTTACATTTTCTGAAATGGGAAGTTTAAGATAAACTGTTAATATGTGCTGTTAATgcaagataaaacatttattgtaggAGAATAGGGTTTATCagtatatcaataataaaaataagaattgtacGAGAATTATACCAGAAAATATTCCACACGAATACAATGGAAcatcaacataataatattacaacttttgtaaaacaatgaatatttttaaaggcTGTTAAGGTTAAGAGGATAACAGAAAccttcatatttttttagttaaaggattgtattttaatttctttttaatataacaaatataaatatcatgCAAGGGAtttgttttctttacataatTATCATGCTAAAACATTTGAGCTTATAGCACTTTTATCTCCACTGTTGAGTGTCTTACGCTTTTGTTTATCTCATAATTGcactactttaatttttttcatgatCTGTGCTATTTTTGGCTTTAGGAAGCAGTACAATTCTTAATCTCTATATTGCCAACATATGTCTGACCAGCTTGAGACACTGTTGTACTACTGGACATGAGACTGACTTAATCTTGTAAGGAAATACCTCACTAGATATATTAAGAGATCAAAATGCCATTCCGTTATGCTGGtcatttgtttttttcatttaataacaataaataatatttactctatttacgtaaaaataaataaatttaacataacacaCAATGGTTATTTTCAATGGCATACTATGTTTCAACAGTATTAGTTTTCAGTAGGGCATTTTGTAAGAGGAAAAAACGTTTATCTAATACTTGAGTCTTggtatatttgtaaaagtttcttATCATGTGTGGTACCATGTTAGAATACCAAGTTGGGAATTCTCAGCGCTctacaacttttttttttaaatttgccacAGTTATAAAAATTTCTCAGGATATATATTCAGAATTATTATTATCAAGGTATCAgattttaacaatatacaaagTGAGCCTTTTTAAAGTTACACTTCATTATAGTAAAAAAGTTTAGTTCTCACTAAACAAGATAAGTTTAGATTATcttacaatatacatataaatgggacttttaaattattaagaatgcttagtttttaaaattaatattttttttaagtgtttttagaCAAAGGCccaatgaaaatttcaaaaatgttgttcctaattagtatttaaaatctaACATAACTATAGCATATAACACATTCTAGTATTTTAGTCTCCAACACTATTGTTAGTAGTtggattttctttaaaaattcaacTGAGAAGAAAGTAGGCCTCTGTTTATGGATGTCAGTTAAAAATAAAGGATGAATTGTGTTGTGCTGCTGTAACTTGTATTGCTGTTCACTGTTATGCTTTACACTATAGCGTTTGTCATGTAATTTTTGATATCAAGAACAGTGAAGTACTGATCATTTGAAACAATTGGTACAGGGGATATTCGAATAATCTATTTTTTAGTTAAtcaaacatttctaaacaaaTCTAGTTTTTTGTGGAGGGCAGTGGGATggaataaaacatgttattgaacTAGAAATActacaatactttttaattacatactAGACTACAGCAGTGgtgtagctaccttgggtggcacccggtgcgaaagttggtggtgtcactccattgaaagtaaaaagcaataaatgttatatgataaaggtcatatattttttctttttattatctatcactatagaataataaatgtttaacaattcacgctaaccaaacacaacacacttcacgaaacaaatgagaaatgttgcaactgaaacgtcaaagatcgcgagtatgggacggggaatcccccacgacagcgtcaggctcttttgcaGGTATCCTCAAATcatacatagagctgagctagtgctagtggatGAATCccagaaaaagtaatttttgtgctagcaatttatttttgttgttgtttttacattgttcttacaGTTGAGggaccgggtgggtgtcaccccaaaaagGTGACACCCAGTGTGACCCGCCCCCGCTGGACCCCCTTTTCTACACCACTGGATTACAGTATTATGTATCTATAATAAGATATGTAATAACACATACAATACTTGACCTTTTTTGGTTTTGTGACAGATGTGATAAAAACATCACATAATTAACCTAAAATAAACAGTCAAACATGTTTGTTTGCTGAAGTTTTGAAACTGCTTTAAAATGATTGGTTATTAAGGTTATGTTCGTCTGAAATTTGAAGCAACCTGTGGTCGTTCTATTAGCTACAAGCAATCTCCAACAATATGACAGACAGTTATGGAGATTGGTTAggtaaaaaactagtttttaaaacttgatttatgaTAAGACACAGCATTTAGAGGTAGATTCTGTCGAACAAACCTGAATGACTATGCAATCAAAGTGTTTAGGTTTCTCCAAACGAccaatacattttgttttgaaatacaattaatacatttttactgtaacaaattttaaaatgcgtgtatttgtttatctgttttattaaatttgataaatatctGAACTGTCCATGTTTTAGTGagtattttctaaaaaatcttaCTTGTATAATTGAAACTGTCAGGTAGCCACATATCCGTATGTACACAAAATCTACATTTAAGTTGCTTGTAAgtatcataacatttttttttcttaagttttaaaattagttttgtataccgtattaaaaatacaaaacagaaatttggcaaaagaatttaataaatctgTTGAGTGACCAAACGTCCTAAACATGTTTGTACCAGTGGGGAACTCTATAGGCTCACCTGTGCAATACTATTCAACATGTCTTGGGCAGAGAGATCCAcaatgttgtgttttattaatagaCTATTGTAGTCATAGCAGCTGATTTTTAAGCATTGTAAATGTGCTCTTTGGTTATATGGAGTATCTCAAAGGACTGTAGTCCTGTACACTACAGAATTATGACATCacttattgtaatgtaaaaagtaagtaCATTTCAAAACtgaaacaatgaaattttattattacaagtaaacttatacaaaagtttataatatagttttatctaAGGAAAAAAATAAGCTCTCTTGGCAGTTTGTAAAGTATGTGTTGATGCAATTTGTCTTATTCCTGCTAAGTTGGTTCCAGTAGTGAATGTGTTGTACACCAGCCCAGCATAGGTCATTGGAGTccattaacatattaaaaatttaactatctCATTTTTTGTGAAATGGTTGTCAATATGCTATATACTTATCTTAACCCTTTAACTatattgttttgctgtttttgtttgttggtgtttTAAAGAGACAGGTTTGTAGAATTTTAGACATAtacttttttatgcaaaaaagtaatttgtagtctttttcaattttttgtatatGTTGTTAACCGTCATTTTCGCTAGCCGTTTTTGTGTCATTGTCATGAAAATGAAGCGAATCATCTATTTCTGCATAGGTtatttccatggtacaataaacactagaaataaaccATGAAATACTCCAGGATCATACAACAACAACACACAGTAACTGTTTGTTTGCATTGTGTGACTACAACAGCGAACTCaccaaggtgcaaacactcatgacaAATTTGTAATGGTCTTTGTTTGTTACAGTGATGTACCATTACTTTGTGCCAGCGTTCCTCTACTGCTTGTATAACAACTTGGCATTTGTCAATCTCTCTGTGTTTGACCCCACCTCATACTATCTTCTGCTACAATTCAGGGTGGTTGTAACAGGAGTTCTCTTCCAGGTAATAAGAACTTTATCACTATATCGTCGGTGTGTAATATGCCCATCTGTTTAGAGAAACCTTGTgtgtgaaaaaataatacatactcaTCAATTCAATGTAGACACTCCAGTtaggatatacattttttataataggaaCCACTATATGCTCGATATATTCATAACACGAGTGAGCTACTACCAGATGTAAGTTTTCTATAATAGGTACTTTTTTTTACAGATGCTTTTCAAAAAGCAGCTGAGCACTAAGCAGTGGCTATCCCTTGTCTTGCTGACTGCAGGTTGTATTATCAAGCAGCTACCATTCTCTAGCTCCTCGCCCACTACCGATCCACCGGTGCAGCAAGTCACAGATCCGGATGTTGTCATCACGTCCATGGACAAGCACATGACCTCAGTGTTCAGCTGGAACATGCTACTCATCTTAATTCAGGTACTGCTTTGATCCattggttaaattttattttcagcaaCAACAGACTGTTTACTTGTAAAGTATTAGATTTTCTTAGATATTAAGCTatctttaatacatttacaatatatatatatatatatatatatatatatatatatatatatatattataataactacttAACTTAGATTCTTGAGTGTAAAGACAAAACTTTTGTAACAACCTGAGAGAAAATGAAATCACCTGTAACTGTTTTCATTTGATTTGGTTTTCACTTTATCTCTCCGACTGCCATATATGCAGACTAATTCAGTATttatgaattattgtttttagttatttaatcatGACTGCAGCATGTTTGAATATCAAATTTTATCGCATTACATGACTAAAACATCTGTAATAACggttaaaacaaaactatataattgGCTTTATTGTATCCCTTTTTATACCATTGAAgaatttttcagaattaaaaatattgtatattaggtGTTTTCTTTCCTCACCAGTCCGTTTCTGTGTGGGATCTCATATTGTTGCATTTACTACTGCAATTTTTCTTGTTACTATTTCAGaatattattgttcttatttagtttttagtgtaGGTTTCTTTTATTACTGTTCTGTTTTTCAAtctgttcaaatttaattcataagTTGAAGGTTGTTATTTATTTGGTTGTTATCATGTTAACACCTTTTATAGTTTGAATCAATCATATTAGACATTTAGTTAAATGGTTTGTTTTTTTCAGATATTGATACAATCATGCTGCTACTTTTCTTTCATTCTTTCATATTAACCATTACGTGTTGGTGGAACTCTTGACTTGTTATAActtcattttatatatgtattttattcaattttggacattacaaacatacaattttacagtacaTTTGGAAATAACAAACAATTCCCTAATATGTTTTCAGTTCATTAAAGGGGTTTcacaatagaaaaaatataataataaggttaatgtttttcaatattgTGAACACTAGTGAATCATACATATTATTATggcataataatataatactatacatatttttgcttatttaaatcagtataaataatacaaataagcATATCTCATTGGAAGTTCccatatttattttgttcttaaaaattgaaagaatataattaattgtttttaattatttatatttctggacAAACAATCAACATGGTGTCAAGATTTAAAGACAGTAGACAAGGACAAGATTTAGATTTGAAATACTCTTTCAATCCAATGATCTAGCATTTGTTcatccaatatatttttaatgtcaatcaattttttttaggtGTAATCAATACACATTTGaagattttcagtttttttttttaatttttaccagttATCCAAGAACCAAAATCAAACTTTGTTATAGTTATAgtgtttaaatatacaaaaagtgtACACTTTGTttgcatattataaaatatgcattattatattatatctataaaatgagaattctattgtttttattg
This Homalodisca vitripennis isolate AUS2020 chromosome 3, UT_GWSS_2.1, whole genome shotgun sequence DNA region includes the following protein-coding sequences:
- the LOC124357039 gene encoding UDP-galactose transporter senju, with product MELLKNWKLCGKIHTSELFPTKWSGLIFVAYMAFFVNQGLLVTASQQADSGYHYNTIAAVLATEVVKLIISILLFTKDHKVVQLISETKTHIKVMYHYFVPAFLYCLYNNLAFVNLSVFDPTSYYLLLQFRVVVTGVLFQMLFKKQLSTKQWLSLVLLTAGCIIKQLPFSSSSPTTDPPVQQVTDPDVVITSMDKHMTSVFSWNMLLILIQIVCSCLAGVYNELLLKSTDSEACNIYIQNTFMYVDSIVCNVALLGWQGQLSVVWDTTQLDHLLDFKVILVILNNAAIGIVTSFFLRSLNSILKTFASALELIFTALLTWLFFSIPIHLNTFFAIFVVSIAVIMYSQNPVINVRIPKETTFKEVSSV